One window of the Dendropsophus ebraccatus isolate aDenEbr1 chromosome 12, aDenEbr1.pat, whole genome shotgun sequence genome contains the following:
- the LOC138769157 gene encoding uncharacterized oxidoreductase YrbE-like — MTTLKDLDTVSISMKFSSGAIVNLDVSQHCTKSCDQRLELYGLQGSLRLDNQNPLCIIENGSSFPTPSQTHNERYREAYKELFRHFLRTMKGVSHPVITKEQYVCALQVARAAEQSWESGSAVDLANEAVDASIIKTEIM, encoded by the exons ATGACCACCTTGAAGGACTTGGACACTGTCAGCATCAGCATGAAGTTTTCCAGTGGAGCCATCGTGAACCTGGACGTCAGTCAGCACTGCACCAAATCCTGTGATCAGAGACTGGAG CTGTATGGATTACAAGGATCGTTGCGCTTGGACAATCAGAACCCCCTGTGCATTATAGAGAACGGTTCCTCTTTCCCTACGCCCTCCCAGACGCATAATGAACGATACAGAGAAGCCTACAAAGAGCTATTCCGTCATTTTCTGCGTACTATGAAAG GCGTATCACATCCCGTCATTACCAAAGAGCAGTATGTCTGTGCCCTGCAGGTGGCGAGAGCGGCTGAACAGTCCTGGGAGAGCGGCTCCGCTGTAGACTTGGCGAATGAAGCTGTGGATGCATCTATTATCAAGACTGAGATTATGTGA